A window of the Dethiosulfovibrio peptidovorans genome harbors these coding sequences:
- a CDS encoding RpiR family transcriptional regulator codes for MEMQKLQELLRSRVNTMPTKARRVVNYLLTHMREAAFLSIGEVANHLDVSKAQLVRVARILGFKGYADLKEALKESVLEQVNPAALLNRVINDESDLPQKIHKMEHANLDDTWNQLSQNKINLFCELIKKTHNIYCTGWGISSMVAEALFSRFREMAINGILMKRGSLTLIEQARGIKAEDTIIACDLPGYAIQITEAVERAQLNGASVVTITDSPAAPICRFADLSFFVSDNSPTFGSSLIGPIFLVHVLTSILSISLGEQARKALEDQTRCLHDERIYHPVFGLRY; via the coding sequence TTGGAGATGCAAAAACTCCAGGAACTACTGCGGTCTCGTGTGAACACCATGCCGACGAAAGCTCGAAGAGTTGTAAACTATCTTCTCACTCACATGCGAGAGGCTGCATTTCTCTCAATTGGCGAAGTGGCCAACCATCTGGACGTATCCAAAGCTCAGTTGGTTCGGGTCGCCCGAATACTTGGGTTCAAGGGCTATGCCGACCTCAAAGAGGCCCTCAAGGAATCGGTCCTCGAGCAGGTGAACCCAGCGGCCCTGCTGAACCGGGTGATCAACGACGAGAGCGATCTTCCCCAAAAAATCCATAAAATGGAGCACGCCAACCTGGACGACACGTGGAACCAGCTTTCTCAAAACAAGATAAACCTTTTTTGCGAGCTCATCAAGAAAACCCACAACATCTACTGCACCGGTTGGGGCATTTCGTCCATGGTTGCCGAGGCGCTGTTCTCCCGATTCCGAGAGATGGCCATCAACGGTATTCTGATGAAACGAGGCTCCCTCACCCTCATCGAGCAGGCCAGGGGAATCAAGGCCGAGGACACGATTATAGCGTGCGACCTGCCAGGCTACGCCATTCAAATCACCGAGGCGGTTGAACGTGCGCAGCTCAACGGCGCATCGGTGGTCACGATCACCGACAGTCCGGCTGCACCGATCTGCCGTTTTGCCGACCTATCGTTTTTCGTGAGCGACAACAGCCCGACCTTCGGGAGCAGTCTCATCGGCCCTATTTTTTTGGTACATGTCTTAACCTCTATCCTCTCTATCAGCTTAGGAGAACAGGCCAGGAAAGCGCTGGAGGATCAGACCAGATGCCTCCACGATGAACGGATCTACCACCCGGTCTTCGGCCTTCGATACTGA
- a CDS encoding lactate utilization protein, translating into MSMQKTPGFDTPQLRWNRRLGSLISKNLIDRGHDARYVDTKQEAKQTVLDIIPANASVGVPGTVTIREIGAVDALIGRGNRLVQHWLPSSSKEEKNAQLSGELTCDFFLTSSNAITKDGILVNMDGRGNRLAGMCWGTGTIVYVIGLNKVCENLESAILRVQNYASPLNALRLGVDFAEENEISFRKNKALQNIGRILLITEQAPMGRDSRVILVGESCGY; encoded by the coding sequence ATGTCCATGCAAAAAACTCCGGGTTTCGATACCCCACAGTTGAGATGGAACCGCCGCCTTGGATCTCTCATATCCAAGAACCTGATTGATCGGGGTCACGACGCCCGATACGTGGACACCAAGCAGGAGGCCAAACAGACCGTACTTGACATTATCCCGGCGAATGCATCGGTCGGTGTTCCCGGAACGGTAACAATCCGGGAGATCGGGGCAGTCGATGCCCTGATTGGTCGAGGAAACCGTCTCGTGCAACATTGGCTTCCATCCTCCAGCAAAGAGGAAAAAAACGCTCAGCTCAGTGGCGAGCTCACCTGTGATTTCTTTTTGACCAGCTCCAACGCTATCACTAAGGACGGCATTCTCGTCAACATGGACGGTAGGGGCAACCGCCTAGCGGGCATGTGTTGGGGAACGGGAACGATCGTCTACGTTATCGGGCTCAACAAAGTCTGCGAAAATCTGGAATCGGCGATTCTTCGGGTTCAAAACTACGCCTCACCCTTGAACGCCCTTCGCCTGGGTGTTGATTTTGCCGAGGAAAACGAGATCTCGTTTCGGAAGAATAAAGCCCTCCAGAACATCGGACGGATCCTTTTGATCACGGAACAGGCTCCCATGGGGCGAGATTCCCGAGTTATCCTCGTCGGAGAGTCCTGTGGATACTGA
- a CDS encoding chemotaxis protein, with protein sequence MRLRIRGKMLVLLLGALVIIQGTIVAYTAVTVRSNSVDKATQALINVSEKSAIEISQTISRLIMTTQQLSKTLGVIGRSMPGARQKTMDIVRQTLVETPGIRSTWFVFEPNAFDGKDLDFSGINGFPESGRFVGSFVRQVGDSIVRTYDITEESLAMDWYQKPLRSGQSYINDPHWYSFGNEGDDLFIIGVIIPIKNNGEVIGVAGIDLDVPPLQELVSSIVPTDHSFAAFYTSKGNIVSHPNKELAGKNLAEASEGDIGNKNQVIEAATSGSEQISVEYSENLGEKALKTQYPVSLGGAFDPWSLAITVPLSDVTVAADRLTRNLSLISLVGMILLGVVIFVISGSIVKPFLAVSALLERYASLDFSTDKSKRWMYTYKDKHDEIADIIQNLLKMKLSIASFVRSVQDESGHLSSISQSLAALAEENMASIEEVQASVNQVELLSEANAAALEQTTVGVEGVSSGASETASSATKGTEASAEMSHISQDAAENVKAMVEMIRSVGDRSSHTMESMTQVGSSVEAIAAFVTTITSIADQTNLLALNAAIEAARAGEHGRGFAVVAEEVRKLAEESNKAAREVADLIASLKDNATSSTSSMKDVDQLVEQIIKASGEAITNLGEALKQISSVEGTMQSIATLAAEQAASSHEMALGIDQATKSTVQATEILHNVKNSSDGTAFASEQVAKEAQGLASGAERLDSLIGQFQLDDSQGNALLPS encoded by the coding sequence ATGAGACTACGAATTCGAGGGAAAATGCTGGTTCTTCTATTGGGGGCTCTGGTGATCATTCAGGGAACTATTGTAGCCTATACAGCAGTGACAGTACGCTCTAACTCTGTGGACAAAGCAACTCAGGCACTGATCAATGTGTCGGAGAAAAGTGCCATTGAGATATCTCAGACAATAAGCAGATTAATTATGACAACTCAGCAATTGAGTAAAACCTTGGGTGTCATAGGCAGATCCATGCCGGGAGCTCGGCAAAAAACCATGGATATCGTGCGCCAAACCTTGGTTGAAACACCAGGGATTCGTTCGACCTGGTTTGTCTTCGAGCCCAACGCTTTCGACGGCAAAGACCTCGATTTCTCCGGGATCAATGGATTCCCGGAATCGGGGCGTTTCGTGGGAAGCTTTGTCCGGCAGGTGGGCGATAGTATCGTTCGAACCTACGACATAACCGAAGAAAGCCTTGCGATGGATTGGTATCAAAAGCCACTTCGATCGGGGCAGTCTTATATTAACGATCCTCATTGGTATTCCTTCGGAAACGAAGGCGATGACCTCTTCATTATCGGCGTCATTATTCCCATCAAGAACAACGGAGAAGTTATTGGCGTAGCTGGCATTGACTTGGATGTGCCGCCTCTCCAGGAGCTAGTCTCTTCAATTGTTCCGACAGATCACTCCTTTGCTGCTTTCTACACAAGCAAAGGAAATATCGTGTCCCATCCCAATAAGGAACTGGCAGGCAAGAACCTTGCAGAGGCATCCGAGGGAGATATTGGCAATAAGAATCAGGTTATTGAGGCAGCAACATCGGGAAGTGAGCAGATTTCTGTAGAGTACTCCGAGAATTTGGGAGAGAAGGCCCTTAAAACGCAATATCCTGTTTCTTTAGGCGGTGCGTTTGATCCCTGGAGTCTTGCTATCACAGTGCCTTTATCGGACGTGACGGTTGCTGCTGATAGATTAACCCGCAATTTGAGCCTTATATCTCTTGTGGGAATGATCCTCCTTGGAGTTGTGATCTTCGTAATTAGTGGCTCGATTGTCAAGCCATTCCTTGCTGTTTCGGCTCTTCTCGAACGATATGCTTCGTTGGATTTCTCAACCGATAAATCTAAGCGATGGATGTATACGTACAAAGACAAACATGATGAAATAGCCGATATAATTCAAAACCTTCTAAAGATGAAGCTGTCGATAGCGTCTTTTGTCCGATCCGTCCAGGACGAATCGGGGCATCTATCAAGTATTTCCCAGTCACTAGCTGCTTTGGCAGAGGAAAACATGGCTTCTATTGAAGAGGTTCAGGCTTCTGTGAACCAGGTGGAATTGCTCTCTGAGGCGAACGCTGCTGCGCTTGAGCAGACCACCGTTGGTGTTGAAGGAGTCTCGAGCGGTGCCTCTGAAACTGCAAGTAGCGCCACTAAAGGAACCGAAGCGTCAGCTGAGATGAGTCACATCAGTCAGGATGCTGCTGAAAATGTCAAGGCTATGGTCGAAATGATTAGATCTGTGGGGGATCGTTCTTCCCATACCATGGAGAGCATGACTCAGGTGGGGAGCTCTGTGGAAGCTATCGCGGCCTTTGTCACTACCATCACGTCTATCGCAGACCAGACTAACCTTTTAGCCTTAAACGCTGCTATTGAGGCAGCACGTGCTGGAGAACATGGTCGAGGTTTCGCTGTGGTGGCTGAGGAAGTGCGTAAACTGGCCGAGGAGAGTAACAAGGCTGCCAGAGAGGTTGCGGATCTTATAGCTTCCCTTAAAGACAATGCAACATCGTCTACCTCCTCGATGAAGGATGTCGATCAGTTAGTGGAGCAGATCATCAAGGCCTCAGGTGAGGCCATAACGAACCTTGGTGAAGCACTTAAGCAGATTTCATCCGTTGAGGGAACCATGCAGAGTATTGCAACCCTTGCCGCGGAACAAGCGGCATCCAGCCATGAGATGGCGCTCGGCATCGACCAGGCCACAAAAAGTACCGTACAAGCGACGGAGATTCTGCATAACGTGAAGAATAGCAGCGATGGAACGGCCTTTGCGTCGGAGCAGGTAGCTAAGGAAGCACAGGGCTTGGCATCCGGTGCTGAACGGTTGGATTCTCTCATAGGACAATTTCAGTTGGATGACTCCCAGGGTAACGCTTTGCTTCCATCGTAG
- a CDS encoding transcriptional regulator, translating into MDLKELETLIAIVEKGSISAAAAALGVSQPTASKRVRRLEDELGASLFAKGHRHSDLTPEGTLFYRAALSMLECRARVQRQIDQISRDLSGTVVISAGSIPGDYLLPPMLVEFAERYSGVSVHVRISDSQSALETLVDRKSDLAIVGIDRTPPGFKSVPFAEDELVLILKRGHPLANRSSVPLRDLASLRLVGRSVGSGTRQVWEKAYRGAEGTAKDIPLQLGHALAVVNAIAEGAEAGIVSRVAAAGHPGVVSVSFAPPLKRPLFLVFGLCETRAAETLVAFLTERSHYIP; encoded by the coding sequence ATGGACCTGAAAGAACTGGAGACCTTGATCGCCATCGTGGAGAAGGGAAGCATCTCAGCGGCTGCAGCCGCCCTGGGAGTCTCTCAGCCAACGGCGAGTAAACGGGTAAGGCGTCTGGAGGATGAGTTGGGGGCCTCTTTGTTCGCCAAAGGTCATCGTCACTCGGATCTCACTCCCGAAGGAACGCTTTTTTATCGGGCTGCTCTGTCCATGCTGGAGTGTCGGGCCAGGGTTCAACGTCAGATCGACCAGATATCACGAGACCTTTCGGGAACGGTCGTCATCAGCGCGGGCTCCATTCCCGGAGATTATCTCCTGCCTCCCATGCTGGTGGAGTTTGCCGAGCGGTATTCCGGCGTGAGCGTTCACGTCAGGATCAGCGACTCTCAATCGGCTCTTGAGACCTTGGTGGATCGTAAATCCGACCTCGCTATCGTAGGGATTGATCGAACGCCACCTGGTTTCAAAAGCGTCCCCTTTGCCGAGGATGAGCTCGTGTTGATCCTGAAGAGGGGACACCCATTAGCCAATCGATCGTCCGTTCCCCTGAGGGATCTGGCTTCCCTTCGATTGGTCGGCCGTAGCGTCGGATCGGGTACCCGTCAGGTCTGGGAGAAGGCCTATCGGGGAGCTGAGGGAACGGCGAAGGATATCCCTCTTCAGTTAGGACACGCACTGGCTGTGGTCAACGCAATTGCCGAGGGAGCCGAGGCTGGCATCGTCTCGCGAGTGGCCGCCGCCGGGCATCCAGGGGTCGTATCCGTGAGCTTCGCCCCCCCTCTTAAACGACCGTTATTTCTGGTTTTTGGGCTCTGTGAAACCCGTGCTGCCGAGACCTTGGTTGCCTTTTTGACCGAACGGTCTCACTATATCCCTTGA
- a CDS encoding aminoacyl-tRNA deacylase: MQGVDKVRAFLDAQGYEGSIRHTEETIFTVEDASVAVGVAPDKILKSLIFLVNREPTLVLMSGSNKVAPKKIALAAGVSKSKIRMAQPEYVLETFGYRVGGVPPVGYDTLLPALIDQDIARFSVVWAAAGSDHDFFPIAPDTLIAYTKGRMVDLKEDRVP, encoded by the coding sequence GTGCAGGGAGTGGACAAAGTTCGAGCGTTTCTGGACGCACAGGGATATGAGGGGTCTATTCGTCACACCGAGGAGACCATTTTCACGGTAGAAGATGCCTCGGTTGCGGTGGGAGTTGCCCCAGATAAAATCCTCAAGAGCTTGATTTTTCTGGTCAACCGAGAACCCACGCTGGTCCTCATGTCCGGGAGCAACAAAGTAGCTCCTAAAAAGATTGCCCTCGCTGCCGGGGTGTCCAAGTCGAAAATCAGGATGGCACAGCCCGAGTACGTTCTGGAGACCTTCGGATATCGAGTGGGAGGAGTTCCGCCCGTGGGATACGATACCCTGCTTCCCGCTCTCATCGACCAGGATATCGCCAGATTCTCCGTGGTCTGGGCTGCTGCTGGATCCGATCATGATTTTTTCCCCATTGCCCCTGATACCTTGATCGCCTACACCAAAGGGCGCATGGTCGACCTCAAGGAGGATCGAGTGCCATGA
- a CDS encoding histidine--tRNA ligase encodes MAESIKAPRGVRDILPEDSWKWGHVLAVTQKMAELYAYREIHLPVFEHTELFARGIGEATDVVEKEMYTFTDKGGRSITLRPELTASMVRSYLEHSMSGGRQPVKLWGVGPMFRYERPQKGRYRQFWQLDFESLGSENALVDVDTIMTAVELFRTLGMSNLEVVLNSVGCPVCRPAYRKTLTEFIGDHRGDLCPTCENRFNRNPLRILDCKDEKCKRITDEAPAIFESLCESCSRHFEAVTSGLDDLGVAYHIDKRLVRGLDYYTKTAFEVQSGDLGAQNAVCGGGRYDNLAEAIGGPHVPGVGFAAGLDRIVLTMEQQNCSFGREPMPQAYVICADETARPEALELLYALRRAGVSADMDYMGKSLKAQFKAAGSGSSVACVFGGNEVSKGIVTLKNLMTSEQIEAPRDQAVAQVMAVIDR; translated from the coding sequence ATGGCCGAGAGCATCAAGGCTCCCAGGGGAGTTCGGGATATCCTTCCCGAGGATTCGTGGAAGTGGGGACACGTTCTCGCTGTGACCCAGAAGATGGCTGAACTGTACGCCTACAGGGAAATTCACCTTCCTGTGTTCGAACACACCGAGCTCTTCGCCCGGGGGATCGGCGAGGCCACGGACGTGGTTGAGAAGGAGATGTACACCTTTACCGATAAGGGGGGGCGAAGCATAACACTTCGTCCTGAGCTGACGGCGTCCATGGTCCGAAGCTATCTTGAACACTCCATGTCCGGTGGGCGTCAGCCGGTAAAACTCTGGGGAGTCGGTCCCATGTTCCGATATGAGCGGCCTCAGAAGGGGCGATATCGTCAGTTCTGGCAGCTCGATTTCGAGTCTCTGGGATCGGAAAATGCCCTGGTGGACGTAGACACCATCATGACCGCCGTGGAACTCTTCCGAACCTTGGGGATGTCCAACCTGGAGGTCGTGCTCAACTCGGTGGGATGTCCCGTCTGTCGGCCAGCTTATCGAAAGACCCTGACGGAGTTCATAGGGGATCACAGGGGCGATCTGTGTCCCACCTGCGAAAATAGATTCAACCGAAACCCTCTGAGAATTCTGGACTGTAAGGACGAGAAATGCAAAAGGATCACCGATGAGGCACCGGCTATCTTCGAATCCCTCTGTGAAAGCTGCTCCCGGCATTTCGAGGCCGTGACGTCCGGTCTTGACGACCTTGGGGTGGCTTACCATATCGATAAGCGACTGGTTCGGGGGCTTGATTACTACACCAAGACGGCCTTTGAGGTTCAGTCCGGGGACTTAGGGGCTCAGAACGCCGTGTGCGGCGGTGGCCGTTACGACAACCTGGCCGAGGCCATCGGTGGTCCCCACGTTCCAGGGGTCGGATTTGCCGCTGGGTTGGATCGTATCGTTCTGACCATGGAACAGCAGAACTGTTCTTTCGGCCGGGAACCGATGCCTCAGGCCTACGTGATCTGTGCCGATGAGACGGCTCGCCCAGAGGCGCTGGAGCTTTTATACGCATTGAGGCGAGCTGGTGTGTCTGCCGACATGGACTACATGGGCAAAAGCTTGAAGGCGCAGTTCAAAGCGGCGGGCAGCGGATCGTCTGTGGCTTGTGTTTTCGGAGGAAACGAGGTCTCCAAGGGGATCGTTACGTTGAAAAATCTCATGACATCGGAACAGATAGAGGCACCCAGGGATCAGGCTGTTGCTCAGGTGATGGCCGTCATTGATCGATAA
- a CDS encoding L-asparaginase, with product MPNRGKIALVVAGGELCTRWGSKKDGQPTEVSAEEMLQWLPEEITQDVHLVNWSYQASSHYTIRMTSDLMGVMAKLVVDGIQGIVVTCGSDTVDEMSYLADLTWAYPQPVIFTGAVHPSNVMGSDAVINLYQAFLAARSQACWGAGVLICFQDKIFAASEVSLVNNHRRDCLVAVDRGPIGEIVCDDVILRRAPKRGKTLEGVTPAKNVELVQASLGGGERLLASLLSSPEDLPDGVVLGAFGNGNVFPGWLPSIKGLIKSEVPVLLTSRCPSGRVLPSSNIEGSAQRLLEIGVLDGGDLSPLKGRLKLAVAVGAGLSGDELQEYIIYK from the coding sequence ATGCCTAACCGGGGAAAGATCGCCTTGGTTGTCGCCGGAGGGGAGCTCTGTACACGATGGGGCTCCAAGAAAGACGGTCAACCGACGGAGGTCTCTGCCGAGGAGATGCTTCAATGGCTTCCAGAGGAGATCACCCAGGATGTTCATCTTGTGAATTGGAGCTACCAGGCGAGTAGCCATTACACAATCCGCATGACATCCGACCTCATGGGGGTTATGGCAAAACTGGTCGTCGATGGAATCCAGGGCATCGTGGTCACGTGTGGATCGGACACTGTCGACGAGATGTCCTACTTAGCCGATCTCACATGGGCCTATCCCCAACCGGTTATATTCACTGGTGCCGTTCATCCGTCAAACGTCATGGGCTCGGATGCCGTCATCAACCTGTACCAAGCGTTTTTGGCGGCCCGGTCTCAGGCATGCTGGGGTGCGGGCGTGTTGATTTGTTTTCAGGATAAGATCTTTGCCGCATCGGAGGTCAGCCTCGTTAATAACCACCGGCGAGATTGCCTTGTCGCCGTGGATCGAGGTCCTATCGGCGAGATCGTCTGCGACGACGTCATCCTTCGGAGAGCCCCTAAACGAGGGAAAACCCTTGAAGGCGTCACTCCGGCAAAAAACGTGGAGCTTGTTCAAGCCTCTCTGGGTGGCGGCGAACGTCTTTTGGCTTCTCTGCTTTCCTCTCCTGAAGATCTGCCTGATGGCGTGGTTTTGGGGGCCTTCGGCAACGGGAACGTGTTCCCTGGCTGGCTCCCGTCCATCAAGGGGCTCATTAAGTCGGAGGTTCCGGTTCTCTTGACCTCTCGGTGTCCTTCGGGGCGTGTCCTTCCCTCATCAAACATCGAGGGCTCAGCTCAACGTCTGCTTGAGATTGGCGTTCTGGATGGTGGAGACCTCTCACCCCTGAAGGGACGCCTCAAGCTCGCCGTAGCCGTCGGAGCCGGCTTGAGTGGAGACGAACTTCAAGAATACATCATATACAAATGA
- a CDS encoding aspartate--tRNA ligase: protein METGIFSKEWKRSVRCGEIREEHQRQTVTVNGWVRKRRDLGGIIFIEVWDATGEVQVVFNPDRCPQAHDRAKDLRSEFVVAVTGSVQSRPEGTENDQMDTGHWELLADDFVLLAPSCPLPFEVGDETSKVDENLRLSHRYLDLRRNAMQRNLRIRHDVARYTRDFLSDREFCEVETPILTKSTPEGARDYLVPSRVNPGTFFALPQSPQIFKQLLMISGTDRYFQIAKCFRDEDLRADRQPEFTQVDIELSFLTEGDIYALMEEYMAGLFRKQLAVDLPTPFRILSYQEAMDRFGSDKPDLRIPFEIVDLRDAFESSVFAPFKDLIASGGYVRGVVLPGGAGLSRRLVEEVCQKGKALGAPEMAYFQFKEDGIKGPLVKFLSPSDLADLERISGAACGDVLYVMGHSDWHLICSVLGQIRLEIARTYGHVRDGWEFLWVTEFPLFEWDQDDGRWTSVHHPFTMPLVEDLYLLESDPGSVRSRAYDLVLNGNEVGGGSIRIHDPAIQTQVFRCMSFDETQARERFGFLLDALSFGTPPHGGIALGFDRLVMLLTGSQSIRDVMAFPKTAKAQSLMSGAPSEVEPSQLEELHIRSVILPK from the coding sequence ATGGAGACGGGGATTTTTTCAAAAGAGTGGAAACGGTCGGTTCGATGTGGAGAGATTCGAGAGGAACATCAGAGACAGACCGTCACCGTAAACGGATGGGTCCGGAAACGCCGTGACCTGGGTGGGATCATCTTCATCGAGGTGTGGGACGCCACGGGAGAGGTTCAAGTCGTGTTCAACCCCGATCGTTGTCCTCAGGCGCATGATCGTGCCAAGGATCTTCGGAGTGAGTTCGTCGTTGCGGTGACGGGATCGGTACAGAGTCGTCCGGAGGGAACCGAAAACGACCAGATGGACACGGGCCACTGGGAGCTTCTGGCGGATGACTTCGTTCTCCTGGCTCCCTCGTGCCCTCTTCCCTTTGAGGTGGGAGATGAGACCTCAAAAGTGGACGAAAACCTGCGGCTGAGCCATCGGTATCTTGACCTTCGAAGGAACGCCATGCAGCGAAACCTCCGGATCCGGCACGATGTGGCTCGATACACTCGAGACTTCCTGAGTGATCGGGAATTCTGTGAGGTGGAGACTCCCATACTCACCAAGTCCACGCCGGAGGGTGCCCGGGACTATCTGGTGCCCAGTCGGGTAAATCCCGGGACTTTCTTTGCCCTGCCTCAGTCTCCCCAGATTTTCAAGCAGCTTCTCATGATCAGCGGAACGGACCGATATTTTCAGATTGCCAAGTGCTTTCGGGACGAGGATCTTCGTGCGGATCGTCAGCCCGAGTTCACTCAGGTGGATATCGAGCTCAGTTTCTTAACCGAGGGTGACATCTATGCCCTGATGGAAGAATACATGGCAGGACTCTTTCGTAAACAGCTGGCTGTGGACCTTCCAACCCCATTTCGTATCCTCTCCTATCAGGAGGCCATGGATCGCTTCGGAAGCGACAAGCCCGATCTTCGAATTCCCTTCGAGATCGTGGATTTGAGAGATGCCTTTGAAAGCAGCGTCTTCGCTCCTTTCAAAGACCTGATCGCATCGGGTGGATATGTTCGAGGGGTGGTCCTTCCCGGTGGAGCAGGCCTGTCGAGGCGGCTGGTGGAGGAGGTCTGTCAGAAGGGCAAAGCCTTGGGAGCTCCCGAGATGGCGTACTTCCAGTTCAAGGAGGATGGGATCAAAGGGCCTCTGGTCAAGTTTCTCTCACCCTCGGATCTGGCCGATCTGGAACGAATATCCGGGGCTGCCTGTGGCGACGTGCTCTATGTGATGGGTCACTCGGACTGGCACCTGATCTGTTCCGTTTTGGGACAGATTCGTCTGGAGATTGCCCGTACATACGGCCATGTTCGAGACGGTTGGGAGTTCCTCTGGGTGACCGAGTTCCCCCTCTTCGAGTGGGATCAGGACGACGGACGTTGGACGTCAGTTCATCATCCCTTCACTATGCCCCTTGTCGAAGATCTTTACCTGCTCGAATCCGACCCGGGATCGGTTCGATCCCGGGCCTACGATCTCGTGCTCAACGGCAACGAGGTAGGAGGTGGCTCCATCCGGATTCACGATCCGGCCATCCAGACCCAGGTCTTTCGTTGCATGTCGTTCGACGAAACTCAGGCCCGGGAGCGTTTCGGCTTTTTGCTGGACGCCCTGAGTTTTGGAACACCGCCTCACGGTGGAATCGCTTTGGGATTCGACCGATTGGTCATGCTCCTGACTGGGTCGCAGTCTATCCGGGACGTCATGGCCTTCCCTAAAACGGCCAAGGCTCAGAGCCTCATGTCTGGAGCGCCGTCGGAGGTTGAACCATCTCAATTGGAGGAACTTCACATCCGTTCTGTTATTTTGCCCAAATAG
- a CDS encoding cytidine deaminase produces MLDVIERDIVPLTRTGVTEGHKVFGAAVLLKKDLSLVVAGTNHELQCPLWHGEVYTIKSFYEMAERPDPSECLFLSTHEPCSMCLSSIAWAGFPEFYFLFSYEDTKDAFDIPHDIKMLREVFDCRAPSRSNSFYTSHPLVEMIDGLQEPESGRRRIDAIQEEYDRLSAIYQASKESNSIPLK; encoded by the coding sequence ATGCTGGACGTTATCGAGAGGGACATCGTTCCTCTCACCAGGACTGGTGTGACCGAAGGCCACAAAGTCTTTGGTGCTGCGGTTCTCTTGAAGAAAGACCTGTCCCTGGTTGTGGCCGGGACGAACCACGAGCTTCAATGCCCTTTGTGGCACGGCGAGGTGTACACCATTAAGAGTTTCTACGAGATGGCCGAGCGTCCTGACCCGAGTGAGTGCCTTTTTCTCTCCACTCACGAACCCTGTTCCATGTGCCTGTCGTCCATCGCCTGGGCTGGTTTTCCTGAGTTCTACTTCCTCTTCAGCTATGAGGACACCAAGGATGCCTTCGACATCCCTCATGACATCAAGATGCTGCGGGAGGTTTTTGACTGCCGGGCGCCGTCACGCTCTAATTCCTTCTACACATCCCATCCCTTGGTTGAGATGATCGATGGCCTTCAGGAGCCCGAATCAGGTCGACGACGGATCGATGCCATTCAGGAGGAATACGACCGACTTTCAGCGATCTATCAGGCTTCCAAAGAGAGCAACTCCATTCCTCTGAAGTGA
- a CDS encoding integrase: MNLSLIAVFLSGIAAGFINVLAGGGSLITLPILVFAGLPMPVANGTNRVSILCQNVVATSKFHRLGVLSLKEALILAIPTTAGSVAGAFLAVELDPKVLQIVIATLISIMAFFLVFRPSMWENERQKKLPKALVILIFFAIGVYGGFVQAGVGFLFLWVLSGVVGHDLIHSNALKVTVVLVYTAVSLAIFSAKGLVDIPVGLTLASGSMIGGYVGARFSVARGNRWVRIILACVVTISAFKMLLQALH, encoded by the coding sequence ATGAATCTGTCTCTGATAGCTGTGTTTCTCTCGGGAATCGCTGCGGGCTTCATCAATGTCCTGGCCGGAGGGGGCAGCCTGATTACCCTTCCTATCCTTGTCTTTGCAGGATTACCTATGCCCGTCGCTAATGGGACCAACAGGGTATCAATTCTTTGTCAGAACGTTGTAGCGACGAGCAAATTTCATCGACTTGGCGTCCTCTCCCTGAAAGAGGCCCTTATCCTTGCTATCCCAACGACCGCAGGATCGGTGGCTGGAGCATTTTTGGCGGTGGAGTTGGACCCGAAGGTGCTTCAGATCGTCATCGCCACGCTCATCTCAATCATGGCCTTCTTCCTCGTATTTCGTCCTTCTATGTGGGAGAACGAACGACAAAAAAAGTTGCCCAAAGCGCTTGTTATACTGATCTTCTTTGCAATCGGTGTCTATGGAGGTTTTGTCCAGGCAGGAGTGGGGTTTCTCTTTCTCTGGGTCCTGTCTGGGGTGGTGGGGCACGACCTGATCCACTCTAACGCGCTCAAGGTAACCGTGGTTTTGGTGTACACAGCTGTGAGCCTGGCCATCTTCAGTGCCAAGGGGTTGGTCGACATCCCCGTTGGGCTCACTCTGGCGTCGGGATCCATGATCGGTGGATATGTGGGAGCACGGTTCTCCGTGGCCCGGGGCAATCGGTGGGTGCGAATCATTCTGGCCTGTGTCGTCACGATCAGCGCTTTCAAAATGCTGCTTCAGGCCCTGCATTGA